CGGAAAACGGCGGAGTGAGAGGGAGCCGAACAGAGCATCCCAACTTCCCGGTGCCGTTTACCATTTCATGCAGTGCGGAGAGGTGGAGGCGGGGGTTGCCGTCGACTGTGGCAGCGCCGCCCAGCCTGCGGCCCCGCAGGTCCTGGACGACGCCGCCCACGGGTCTGCGGTCCCCACAGGCCGTGGACGTCGCCGCCCAGGGGCTGCAGGTTCCGCAGCCTGGGGGTGCCGCCGCCCGGGGCCGCGGCCACGAGAACCCTAAAATGCTGCTTTCTTTGATGTTGTTTGCtggtaaaaaaaataattaatataaatcGTGGAGTATGTTttgtgttatgtttttttttaaaacaaagttaaaacattccaaagtttacaatatgttttttttttttaaaacaacatttttaatatatatatatatatatatacatatatatatatatatatacatatatatacatatatatatatatatacatatatatatgtatatatatatatatctggtaAAATAACATGCATAAGGGTTTCTGTATAATAACAGGCAGATTTTCTTATAaaggaataaatatatatatatataaatatacatatatatatatatatatatatatatacatatatatatatttatatatatatttaatcttattatcagttttcttcttttttttgtaaTATTAAATCTGTAACAAAACTTCACTGTATTCTCTTATTATAACTGAATTTGAAGGACagaagataatatatatatatatatatatatatatatatatatatatatatatatatatatatatatatatatatatatatatatatatatatatatatatatatatatgttttgtatAATACCATTTAAGCTACTTGAAAACCCTTTTTTAAAAACATAAAGAACCATTCATATATTCTTGCAGTTTCATTAATAAGAAAAGagcatttatatttttttttttaaatacactaAGACTGAATGCAAATCTCTTAGAAAATAAATAGACTACAACTATTAGGATTTCTTTTTCTGCAAATAATGGAAAATTATTTACTGTTTTTAACTAAATATACAGCAGCATATTCTTGAGGAAAATGGTGTAACATCTAAACATTAAATTTCAGTTTACTCACAAGtgcatacattttttttttttgcaaaactaccaagtaGGGAAAACATGGGTattcattgacaaatataaatacaAGGTTGATAAggatacaaaataaatattattacaaatgggatgaaatcccaacaatgCTTTTTCTCTACTTAATAACTTGAATATAATACAacacttttctctttcttgaaagtaaatactacacatgctctcttttctctttttataCAAACTACTACATTCAATCTATCTCCTTTTTTGAAACACCTTTCTGCAACAAAAGAAaacagccacatagctctttatttcatcttttcccattcccatgcaacctgcaataaaacacattttgaccatgggaagctcacctcccagcccaggcttactagaagccacccccgagcttggagaaccaagcactagacgggttacaaacatgcaaaccccacaacaaacataggaacacATTTGCAATCacatttcccttcccaagctacacattcaccactttcatggtgactcttccatgggtggaagtggaccaagtaccaatggggagaatgcatgccaaaacaatacaacataagccacctcatggcaatacaaatgcaaccaaaaatactcCCAcatttccttatgccccccaaaaggctcaaggccatatttactccccttatgacccccaaatgcatacacaaggctatgcatcaagggtcaccaaggacacccttgagaacactctccacaaggagagcctctcacccatggctgtcatactccttccaccccaagatcttcctaccctcccaagggtaggagatcttggacactcccaaaaaaaaacaacaagaaacacaaacaatcacatagaaaagaaaactacacattttaacttcaacaaaacttcataaaacacattcttacaagcaactcttttcctttacaaaacaacataactaacacttacaacataacaagaggaggtaagaagtaaccaaccttattctgccaaaaagGTTTGCTaaacttagttggggatgagctgcccaattccaccctaactttctccaaattccaccaaaagtgctaaatctcctactaactttttcaaaacaagcataatctccaagaaaggagagtgggtgattactcacttagtttccaaattcttgcctaagaaggcctctcacactcttcccaaccccttgggtgagatgtgagttcccattggttgcccttcccaaactcttacacattaccagaagtggaaagggaaaaggtggaagaagatggggaagagagtttaacttctaaaaggaaggttctctatcctaggtaGAACTTTCTAAGTTGGATTTTCgttcatcttgaaaacaccactttttgaagtgactacatagtcacatgggagaagccacatgtttcaaaacacccctaacccataggtataccctttggacctttggaaaagcctaaaaacttaccctaggagtccattaaaccctttggaaacccaactgaagtttacctacgggtcaaacttgagttgaccactcccaagactccctacccaagacaaatttgggaccacactcatgtttttgaatgactttggtagaaacaaaactccctccaagagacaagtcaaaatcaatgacacttaatcagcacatgtgtcaagtgacacaacaaaaatacaatataaaaatcacacatggaatttgtctcttgaaggattacacatatacatataaattaaattttacactcaagcattatacacatcacaaataaaatacattacaagggggtgttgtctctccaaatagacaactcccggcttaacaaacgcacattggtctaggcttggttctccatataaattccatggtcacatggataattttcctgcgcatctcaattaacacattagtaactccaaataatcacaatcatacataatcaaatacatggattttcattacacatcaaacactcatacatttggcaacagtaattcaatatctcatttgtttcaaattcaatttcacataagcaattaacataatttcccaaaattgaaccattcataaatatgcatcatttttctatcatcaaaatgaaatcctgcaaatttccaataacgacattcaccatcataatgtaattctattctagtaacatatctaaagtttcataatcatcatgcatgaaataaaacatcaacatatgtcagtgtgatccaaattatggaatcatataagttctaagtccgtAAAGCaataaataaagcatccataatagtctcaatatgcaaataactgaaaatgtcaaactgaatcggggtagggcctcacaagctTGTAGCTATAGTTTTGACTTTTGAGTAGTTATGGTAAATACAAAAGTATCTGTTATGTTCACATGGGTAAAAAAGTGATCATTTCGAGGTGATGTCTAATATAGTCTTTATTTCCCCATTAACCACTGTCTTTGACCACCACAAAATTTGCACAAACGTCTCAATAATTGTACACTATGAGTACTAATAAAGTTACACAATTCCACTAATTAGTAGCTTTTTCTTCAACCACTGAAAAAATACAAGTGAAAAGCTTTTTCAACTACTAGAAATACATGTGAAAAGCTATTgaccaattaaataattttttatgccCTTTTAATTTCAGTGAACGATTATTAAAACATGAATGGTAACTAAACCCCTTTTCCTACCCAAATTATTCTATACAGAACCACTTCAATCCATGTAGTATCTCAGATCCATTTTTATCCTAACAGGAATCCAACTCATGTTCATGCGAAGAGcattaaatgctaaatgctaaatttaTCAAACTGCACCAGGTACCggacacgtctattctggctccaaaaagacagtacggattgactaacacgcgtgttagtcgcgcgttttacaccgtcgattttgcaattaatggctCCAATTGACTAATTTGTCACTAACACGTTATACGAAAGATCTATTTTGGAACTAGAATAGCCGTGACCCCGGATACCAAGGCTAAGCCTTCTTGCatcatttccaatgcaacttgTTTCAGACTTGCAACCCCTCAAATCGAATTAAAATCATAACTCGTATAGCAACTCATTTGAATATTTTGAAACTCGCTACCTCTACAAAAACTACTATAAATATCAATGAATGCACGTGGTGGTCGAGTAGGACCATTAATGCCCATCGTTAAGCATAACAATAAATTTCCCAAAGGACAGACAAACATTTGCTCTACAATAAATATGTCTCAAAGTCGATCCAAATAAACTATTCTAGAAAAGGAATGGTATGGAACCAGAACAAGGATTAGCACATTAAGGTATTCGTCATACAATAGTTGTTAAGTCTGTTAGCTGTATGAATTTAGTTTCTTTTAAGAGCTGCTCTTCATTTTTTTCAGCTACATTTTGGTAGCTTTCTTCTGTGTAAACTTGCTGTGTTTAATATAAAAGTTAAGGTATTCATTTACTTCCATCCTCCCTAACCATCAATCCCTCTAACTTCTACGTTCATTACAATCACTCTGAGCAAATTAAGGTATTCTCTAATCACCCCCTCTAAAAATTTTGTTCTCATGAAGTCTATACTACTTTCATTTGAGTTTTTCTCTATTGACCCATCAATAGGGGTAAGATCTAGTAATTGAATTTATTCCAATAGTTGTTACAATATTTGCTGATTTAACAATAAATCtaattttataacaataataattgtaactttaaagttgttagtgttgatcATGAGTACTATAATTGAATAAAATGTATTTCTTAGATCTAAGAAGGAGCAcatcatgtgatgtcacatcaacGTGCCTGTAAAATGTAGCTTCATGCACAAACATGGATCTAATATTTTTGGAGCCATGTTTTACACCTTAACAAAAAGTATGCTAATgaggcatcatatttgatgatgtggactTGAAACCTTAGTCATAACTAGAAAACTTGTCAAGTAAATTGATGTAAATAAAATGGAAATAATTTGAAATTGTCACATAAGATATTGAGAAGCTGAGAGTTGACCCTCTCCATAACAATTTCAACTTTCCAAACAAGAgagattgaaatttttttaattaaaatgaaatagACTCAAATATGTTGAACTAGAAAATAAATATAACCTATCCAAAAAAATTGGACAGAATGGTATCATGCCCTGAAGCTAAATAAATCTGTAATGCTGAGGAATTAGAAATATGAGAGAACCCGAAAAATGAAACAACAGCAAGAACAATTGTGGCCCCACAGAACGGAAAGAGACATCTCCATTATCACAAGTTCAGAGATAACAAAAGTGTAAAATAACTTATCCAGCTAAAACTATAAAACCAATGCGAGGAGAGAGGTCCCAGTTGTTAAAGGTACCCCCACCCTCTAGTCAAATCATTTGCATACATTATCCATGGGCTCCTGAGCAGCGTGAGCTTGAGCATTCTTCTTCCTTTTGTTTTTATTCTTCCTCCTTTTCTTCTTTCCCTCCCCTCTCTCCAGTTTGCTTTTTAGATTCTTGCAGTTATGCATCCTGAACACCAAGCGGCAAAAACTAATAACTCCTCAACAGGCAAAATGGGCAAGAACCAGGCCAAAACAATGCCCTCGTTGCTGGGTAAGCATCCATGCTATTGAGAAGTCATGGGAGAGCAATAAGCAGGCTGTGAGCATACCCTCTGTCGGCCAATAAGTGGAGAGCAGCCAGAAGACTGCCCAGCTCGAAACAAAGAAAATCTAAAAAACCTCTTCAACAATTTTGAAAATGGGGAAGACACCTATGTTATCAGAAATGAGAAACGATCGCAACGGCAACAACAATGTGACGAGAAATGAAACATTTTGTATTATCCTGGTGGGGATATCTATCACGAGGAGGCGAAGAGGTTGGGACCATCAAAACAGTAGAGATCGATTTTAGAAACCACTACTCCACCTTATTTTCTAATGTGACCAATATCAACACCCAAATTGGTTTTCAGGGAAAGAGAGTCTGAATGACACTCCCAAGAATTAACAGTTTCACTTAGGCCAATGGTCTGCCAGTCCAGATTAAGTCTGGGGGATGTCTCTTCAGCTATAATGAAAAGGAATGCTTACCACCAGAGGGTTTGGAACTTTGGACTAAAAAGCCTTAGAAAAAAACCACGAGTAGATCTCCTCAGTTATATTGAGACTAGAAGTTTTCGTAACACCGAATTCAACTTAGAAATCATGGAAGAAAACTCAAATCCGAACCTTAAACCTGCTGGGTCAGTTCGTGAACTGAAACAAGGAGTCAAATAATAATAAAGCCCTTGTTGGGTATCTGCAACCCCAGAGACATTTTTGTGGCATAGACCAGTCCAGCTAAAACTTTTATCTATGATTAATTTAACATTCTAATCTCAGAGTTTTTTTATCAATGTTGACATCgtgattcatcatcatgatgaaAGAGTGCATAAGAAGAACTGCCAAGTTGCCGGCAAAAAAAGGGGAGGGATCGGAAGGGATAGAAGGGGAAGGAACTACACCAATCTCAAAGTGAGTAGAAAGATAAGAGAGGActaaaatcaaagaaagaaaagaTAATTCAAACATTATTGTAAAACCTAGAAAGATAATTCATAATGACTCGCCTCTGCAACTTGTCTTGACTGTAAAGCATTGCCAATCCAAGCTTTGGGAAGACTGACAAAGAACTTATCTTTGAACTTGCCAAGGGAAGCATCTACTTTAAAAGTTTCATGCGAGGACATTTGTTGAAGACTACTAGAAGTTTAGAACAATGGAATAGTAAAACCCAATACATAGTCATAGCAATGGCAATTTTGAGAAAATATGGATCTGCAATATGTTCAGGGTAAAATTCCTAAGAGATGGGTTTGATTTAGAATTCGTCTTTGTGAAACTGTGGCGCCCGAAGATCTATGACACAGAAAAATCGGCATTTGATGTCATTTCCAAACTGATGTCAACTTTTAGAGAGGCAATGAAAAAGGCCCTGTTCCCAACATGGGACATTGCCATAGGCAAAAGACAACAAACCCTGATGTCTAGCATACCATATTGTTATACAAAGAAGTGAAATAATTCTATATCTACAATGAAACCACCAAATGCATGCTTGTTTCACAGTAATTCAGTGGCCAAAAACCTTTAAACAGTTGATCTAGAATAGTAACACTATAAAATATTTGAGAAGCTAatggataattttttattttagggCCTGCAAATTGGCCACCAAATTTTTCATTTAGCTTCTGATAAATCAATTATGGCAAATAAATATATGAAACGCTACCACTTGTATATTCTTCAGTATATTTCAAAACTGTATAAAGAGACGAAGATCATAACATATCCTACCAACTATTGAAAAACCGTCTGAATCAAAATTTAGACCATATAAAGTCGAAATTTATCATTGCTAGTGCTGTCCGAGTGCCCTTCTTAGAAGCCTAGTAGGGTAGTACCATTAAAAGAAGCTGCAAATTTACGTATGTTTCCTTACTGTATCATCTAGTACTGCTTCTATAACAGGTGGAATATTTACTAGTTCTTACCACACTTTTCTACTGTCTTCAACATGATGAAATTTCATTTTTACAAATGGGTATTCCATATCCTAAATCTGACTCATAAACTGACTCATGAACTCTGGATCAGTAAATAATGTTGTTCCAACTGAAGCGTGACAGAGAGCCATGGAATTTAACTTGGGAGCATTGCTAAGAAGGAAATCCAACAAACCTACTTCCTTCTGACCCCATATGTCTGATGAAATATGGACGACTACTTTCTTCAGTTTGGGGAATGCCGTGTCTGATACAACTTCCCCTGCTACCATGTCCTGCCATCCCAAAAAAGACTACAGTATAATACAAAATCTAGATGTCTGTGAAAGAAACTTAAATACAAAAGAAGAAAACGATTTACCTGGATGAGAATGTCTGTGATTTTCAGCTCTTCAAGGTCTGGAAATGTGCTGATGAGTACTCCAAATGGAGTATCTAATCCTATTCGAAGGGATAATTTTTTCAGGGATTTCAAAGCCGGAATCTCTTCTAGTGATGAAATATCTGATGGCTCCATTTCTTGCAGAAAAGGGGACGAATTAAGCTCAAATTTACACAACATGAAACAATCCTTTATTTTGAGCTCAACCAACTGGGGACAATCTGCTGTAAAGTTTTCTATAGAAGAAGTTCCCAAGTTCAAGTAACTGAGATTGGGTGCGCAGATTCGCAAATTAAACAAGCCAGCACAGCGCTTGATCACCAACTTCTCAAGATGTGGGCACAATGCTATGAGCTGCTGCAGCCTCGCATGAGTCAAATCACCAACATCCAAAAGAGAACAAGCCTTTAAAAACAGAAAACCTCTAAAATCACTGGGTATTTCTGTAATCCAGAAACCCTCCATTTCCAAAACCCTTAAAAGCTCACAGGCAAAAAGAGAAGATGGCACTTGCCTTCTGCACATTCCCCTGTAATAAAGAGAAACTCTTTTCACTCCCTTCACAGCTGCCCCTTTTATGCATTGCTCAATGCTCACATTGTTGAGTATTTTTCCCCCTAATCGATTCTGCCCTCCCTGGAAGGAAAGATCAAACCGCACACTCTCAAGAGAGGTAGAGTGAAGCGAAATGATATTGTTAATCACATTTTCTATGTACTTAACAGAGGATTTCATTTCTGCCGTTTCTGCAAGGCGGCATGTAAGCCTTATGAGTGAATCGAAGAAAGACAGAGAAAAATCGATGTGGGGAATGTTTCTCCAGAGGGATTTCCATCTGTGAGACAGAAGAGAAGTGCGAATGGCATCTTTCAGTGAGAGACGAGAAAGAATATTGCAGCACAATAAATTGTCAGGCAAGTCACTCAACCTATCAATCTTAATCTCCATTGCATTTGAATTGCAGAAAGCTTAATTCATATCACTTCACAGCAGCAACTACCTAAGAAATGCATACCCACAGATATGTCACATATCTGCATAACAATGCCTGGAATAAAATATTAGAGGCTCATGTAGCCTTGTTCCTGTGTGCCGCGTGTATGTCACCGTTTTGAATACTGCCAAGCCATTCCTTAACCACAGTATCAAAAGCTTTCATTGGAGGAAGTGGTGGGCCTCAGAGGAAAGTTGAGGGTTTCTACGAAATTTTCAAAGAGATTGCGTAGTTATGTTACTGGGCTTCAACAAGAAAAAGACAGTACCACTAATCCGATGGGCCCACAAAAAACGCGTCTCCGCGTAGATACTTACGAGCTTTCAAGATTTATTTCAGAAGATGTCTGGTTTCTTAGACCTCAACACTGCTATATCGAGAGAGCAAAATGTAAAGTTGGTTATTGTACTTTATCTATATTTTCAATAGTACAATCAATACTGCATTTTAATCTTGCATAGTCAATTAGATTTCTTAAGAGTTCAAGTTtcataaaattgtttttcaagtggaataaaaataatagatatttataaatatttatttaaagatGAATATATTTATTGAATAGATGTAGAAATATTTTTAATGTTTCTTATTTTTAAAAAGATATTTAAGAAATCTTTTATCAAAAGTTAGCTATCCAACAAGAGAGCACAAGTCTTAAGATTGAAAGGGGTATGATGTCAAACTTTGGACTAAATAAGACTTGATCCTTAGGAGGCTCATTCACAACCATTCAAAagcattcaacttcaccaatagatcaAGTGTCCATTGACTTTATCTATGACTTTAATAACTTATTAATGTATGTCTTTATAATATATAGTCAGATCAATAATGTCaatgttttgttaaaaaaaaaatagtaattttatattaaattttttaaaataaatagctTTTCCATTactttaaattgtttttttttaattaaatagttatttttTTGTAAGTTTGAAAAACttaaacaaatacaaaataaattgTTTACTTCACATGTTTTAACTATTTTTAAAATGGAGATTTtgtaatttaaaataatttatattctTGAAAAAAGTAcaagtttatttaattttattttggaattaatttattaatataatataatattttaattaaaatattcacttTTAATTGTAATTAAGTAAACAAAAAAACACATTTATTGAATTTCAAATATTAACCTTCCTTCTAATACCACACCAGATGCAAGGTGGATCCCTTCGAATGAGGGAtgacacaagttcaattttgacatTGTGGCAATAGGAAACATGGGCCATTAGGGGTTTGTTAAATCATAAGAAATAGCAAATTGTAGTTAGTTGGATCTATTGCAAAAGAAACATTTGTGGTCACAAATAATAAGGTTGAATTTCATGTTGCCTTATTAGGCTTACGCATGTGCAAGACTTAACATTAAAAAACTATGTATTAAGGGGAAATTTCTCATTGCTATTAATGCATCACATTGTCAACAAATGCCTACAAGAAACTCAATATCCTAATGCACAAGTGTAGTAAAATCCTAGACACATTTGAGGACTATAAGGTGGGGCCACATGTATATAGAGGTGAATGGTGTTATTCACAAGTTGGCAAATGTGGAGGATGAGATTTTAATGGATTATCAATTCAGAAGTTCAAAATATGCATGGCAAAATGTTGCTTCTAATCTCTGATCCTTTTCGGTAGTAGTTAAAATCAATTGACAATAAAAAGTCATAACATTTTGTGGTGTTAGGCATGTTTGTAGTTTGAAACCCTACAACTAAAGTGTGTGAGATGGGGGTAAACATTATGGATTTGCACTTCCAACTATTGAGTTCTATTAGTAAAGTTGTAATTTGGAGGCTACATTTTCATCTTCTCTCATCTAGAATGGATACCACTATATGTCTTCATGCCAAGAAGTGTCAAATAGCTTTTTGTAGGGAAGTGATTGATCTTCGGTTAAATTTTTATAAACAAATTCTTTGATAGTGTTGCATGCTATCAAGTTAGTGTTAAGAGACTTAGGCCTATCCATCTCAAGCTCCCAACTCTCTCTTCTTCAAGCTTCAAGGTGCTTCTTCATCATGGGTAAAACAATCAATGAGTAGTGGTTGGTTCAACCTCTATCTATCTATGTTTGTTTCTTGGCCACCCTCAATCGCATAGAATCCGAGAGCTAAACTGTAGCCCCCCATGATAGAGGTAGAGGTGGTGGGGCTCTTCTTCTCTATgtaatttgtagtcacataaatctgtccacttaattaaatgaatacttagtatttatttgattatttaaccatcaattaataattaattaaattaatatttaattaattcatcttaaccctcttctcctattaattaaataaattattcaatttatttgatttaattcacttaaccaaattcataccattaattaaataaataaatcatatttgtttaattaaatcttctctcacatttaaataaattaatatttatttaaatcccccaaaatcccacctctcacatttaaataaattaatatttatttaaatcccccaaaatcccacctctcacatttaaataaataaatcatttatttaaatcacctttatcctccacccacttgtattttcctacaaaagcaagttgcacaattattttaaataaataatttttttaaatcacctttatcctccacccacttgtattttcctacaaaagcaagttgcacaactattttaaataaattatttatttaaaatcctatttatcctcacccacttgaagcctttaatggtttcccttaaagtattcaaacttgatggctttaaagtcttcaaacttgatggcttccttctatagtcttcttaagactttaatggttttccttaaagtcttcaagcctttaatggttcccctcaaagtcttcaagcattttaatgctttatcttcctttttctcatttaaataaattaatatttatttgaatatttatccaaatacaacttgcacacatttattgaaataaatgaatttttattttaataaaatcctattttccctcacccaccaaatccacttgcaaaatctaatccccttctagattcttctaaccccttcctaattaacttaatccatcccctaattattgtcacattcctaagcaaaatggagtcacttctcaaagcctaaaagtctttgataaccattaaaggctttcaaccttcaaccactaaatgtctcaaagtcttggataacctttgaaagcttccaaccttcaaccactaaatggctcaaagtctttgataaccattgaaggctttcaaccttcaaccacttaatccccaaagtctccaataaccattaatggttacctcaaaccctcccacatggttaaaacatttgttttgattcaacctctacccaacccaagggtctcatcaagcctttaatgctttgaccatgattatctcttaatcatttgcacaaaggtttatccttgcattaactcctaatccagtgggtaatcctaatttaggcttgacccttaccttctagataaccatgaggtctcctcaggcatttaatgcctccaacctcttctctcaacccaatcttatgttgacacttgtcaccatttcattggtgcaaattgtgcacatggatccccaactttcaagcttgacccttgattaaacctttcaatcctggccatccattgctccatttttcctataaatagagcccattccttcataatccagatcctgaaaacttgtatgcatttaggctatagacatttttagagagcatttagcatagcataactaaaatcttgtctttttggtaaaatcaatcattttagcatcaatagcatagtatttagcttttcatttcatatttgaagcttaatattaaatctcaatcctccataagcatccatagtgcaaaaagctgctgagagctacactcatttgggacttggagaggagaggaacaagggaggagcaactatgagcatcttgattagctattttattctatgtttatatgctttctatttcatgcttaatatctctcttgatatgcctgtttaggataatcttttgttgctaacactaatgtttgtttcttgtgctcttgtgtgtgttgccatcaaacagattttctaatcctttttgcagagcatcataattTATTCACCAATATCATGGATGATGGAAGAACCAAGGGGAACTGTAAAAAAGGTTGGAAGATCTAGCCAAAAAAGGTGATAGCCCTATAGATTGGTTCCCAAGGTTTCTCTCCTCCTCTCATAGATATAGGACAAACATGGACATATCTTCTATTTTAATTGCAGTACTGTTCGATGCAAGGGAGATAAACGAATCTACATCTAGGTGATTGTAGACATGGTCATCAAACCCCATTAGTATTGTGGCATTAAGAAAGTTGTGGATGATGTGATGATCAATTTGAGCTTCTATCCAAATAGTAGAAATTACCCATTATCAACCTACATT
This genomic stretch from Cryptomeria japonica chromosome 8, Sugi_1.0, whole genome shotgun sequence harbors:
- the LOC131054662 gene encoding F-box/FBD/LRR-repeat protein At5g56420 yields the protein MEIKIDRLSDLPDNLLCCNILSRLSLKDAIRTSLLSHRWKSLWRNIPHIDFSLSFFDSLIRLTCRLAETAEMKSSVKYIENVINNIISLHSTSLESVRFDLSFQGGQNRLGGKILNNVSIEQCIKGAAVKGVKRVSLYYRGMCRRQVPSSLFACELLRVLEMEGFWITEIPSDFRGFLFLKACSLLDVGDLTHARLQQLIALCPHLEKLVIKRCAGLFNLRICAPNLSYLNLGTSSIENFTADCPQLVELKIKDCFMLCKFELNSSPFLQEMEPSDISSLEEIPALKSLKKLSLRIGLDTPFGVLISTFPDLEELKITDILIQDMVAGEVVSDTAFPKLKKVVVHISSDIWGQKEVGLLDFLLSNAPKLNSMALCHASVGTTLFTDPEFMSQFMSQI